TGTGGATTACCTGCTGGAAATGAGTCAGCCCAACGGTTTGATCGGTTATAAAAATGACTATCATTACACCTACGGCCATGGCTATTCCATGGTCTTTCTCTCTCAGGTTTATGGCGAAGAAGAAGACTCGCTCCGCCGTGAGGAGCTCAAAAAAGTACTGATAAAAGCCGTCGAGTTCTGCGCCGGTGCCCAGACAACGCGTGGCGGATGGGGATATGTTTCTGCCAAAGACGGCAATGATTTCGACGAAGGCTCAACCTGTATCACTCAGGTTCAGGGGTTACGTGCCTGTCGCAATGCCGGCATCCCCGTGGATAAAAAAATCATTGACCGCGCCAAGAAATATATCTCAGACTGTACGACTCCGGAAGGGGGAGTCCAATACAGTATTCGTGGCGGCGGTGCCCGCCCGGCGATCACAGCCGCGGCCTGTGCCGCACTGTTCAATGCCGGAGAATATGACTCCGAGCACCTGAAAAACATGCTCGATTTCTGCAAAAAAAATATCTGGCCCGGTGGAAGTTCGAACCGCTACTTTGGCCACTGGCATTACGCTCATTTTTACTACGCCCAGGTCATGTACCGCGGTGAAACCAAAGACTGGGATAAGTATATCGAAGATATCGGCAAGCAGATTCTGCGCAAGCAGTCCGCATCCGGTGCCTGGATGGAAGGCCACGTCGGCCCCGTCTATACGACTGCCATCAATGCCACGATTCTGCAGCTTGATAAAGGTTATCTGCCAATCTACCAGAAATAGCGGCTTTCAGGAACAGGTTCAGTCATTGCTCA
The sequence above is a segment of the Gimesia algae genome. Coding sequences within it:
- a CDS encoding prenyltransferase/squalene oxidase repeat-containing protein, whose translation is MRFIFSVCLVAAALVLSSSDTVSAKKRDPKVQQAISNALEYLAREQRRQGYWEANGGQYRVAMTALAGNALLAEGSTTTRGKYAKNVQNAVDYLLEMSQPNGLIGYKNDYHYTYGHGYSMVFLSQVYGEEEDSLRREELKKVLIKAVEFCAGAQTTRGGWGYVSAKDGNDFDEGSTCITQVQGLRACRNAGIPVDKKIIDRAKKYISDCTTPEGGVQYSIRGGGARPAITAAACAALFNAGEYDSEHLKNMLDFCKKNIWPGGSSNRYFGHWHYAHFYYAQVMYRGETKDWDKYIEDIGKQILRKQSASGAWMEGHVGPVYTTAINATILQLDKGYLPIYQK